In a single window of the Thermofilum uzonense genome:
- a CDS encoding 4Fe-4S dicluster domain-containing protein, with the protein MRLAHLWDQSRCISCGACIAACNAANYASTDAPNPTWGGAQTNIRRITFDLNLKPYILLLQCQHCEDAPCVHVCPTGASYVDKDGLVKINPNLCIGCKYCMTACPYGARWLHPSTGLPAKCMGEECQDRLAHGLMPVCVTVCPAGARAFGDLDDPSSEINKRLAKSRVVRLLEYKGTKPKFFVVVGR; encoded by the coding sequence ATGAGGCTTGCACACCTCTGGGATCAAAGCAGATGCATAAGCTGCGGGGCATGCATCGCCGCCTGCAATGCAGCTAATTACGCCTCTACGGACGCCCCGAACCCCACCTGGGGCGGAGCCCAGACAAACATAAGGAGGATAACATTTGACCTTAATCTTAAGCCCTACATCTTGCTCCTACAGTGCCAGCACTGTGAGGATGCTCCCTGCGTACACGTGTGTCCAACCGGAGCGAGCTATGTTGACAAGGATGGACTCGTCAAGATAAACCCGAACCTTTGCATAGGTTGCAAGTACTGCATGACGGCATGCCCTTACGGCGCACGATGGCTCCACCCCTCAACGGGTCTCCCTGCCAAATGCATGGGAGAGGAATGCCAGGATCGCCTCGCCCATGGTCTAATGCCCGTGTGCGTCACCGTGTGCCCAGCGGGAGCTAGGGCTTTCGGAGACCTAGACGACCCGAGCAGTGAAATCAACAAAAGGCTGGCGAAGTCGCGTGTGGTTCGCCTGCTTGAGTATAAAGGTACCAAGCCTAAGTTCTTCGTGGTGGTGGGAAGATGA
- the nrfD gene encoding NrfD/PsrC family molybdoenzyme membrane anchor subunit: MTFQEIWSPWLIGPFLWLAGIAGMGSVAYALMKFSKVEEKLRELSFVIFASVVLGLFFVVADLSRPLNVPFAIISSLSQGVFIAKLAQSWMTIGITLLSLLLLMTFALVLRHTVAEGFSRITDRPWYLTLLAIIGFLVTIYSGFLISSASGVPFWNTGLIPLLWIISASICAIAVLKIMTRGEEIAHLLTRAGLSLDVAELVAVFALVATPLYAGPEAARESAQALVSGELAIYFWLGVVIVGIIVPLALGLQLLRREDRRLGLAAALCALLGALILRALVVQAGVFSTIGL; this comes from the coding sequence ATGACATTCCAGGAGATTTGGTCCCCCTGGCTAATAGGTCCCTTCCTCTGGCTAGCGGGCATCGCCGGGATGGGAAGCGTAGCCTATGCCTTAATGAAGTTCAGCAAGGTGGAGGAGAAGCTTAGGGAGCTCTCGTTCGTCATCTTCGCATCTGTCGTGCTCGGGCTATTCTTCGTTGTCGCAGACCTCTCAAGACCTTTAAACGTGCCCTTCGCTATTATTTCTTCGCTGTCTCAAGGCGTCTTTATAGCCAAGCTTGCGCAATCCTGGATGACTATCGGAATAACACTTCTCTCACTGTTACTTCTAATGACGTTTGCCCTCGTTCTAAGACATACAGTCGCCGAGGGCTTTTCAAGAATAACTGATCGACCCTGGTACCTAACCCTCCTAGCCATTATAGGTTTCCTAGTAACAATCTATAGCGGTTTCCTAATATCAAGCGCTTCTGGCGTGCCTTTCTGGAATACAGGCTTAATCCCGTTGCTATGGATAATCAGCGCGTCAATATGCGCTATAGCGGTTCTAAAGATCATGACGAGGGGTGAGGAGATAGCTCACCTATTAACTAGGGCTGGACTAAGCCTAGACGTGGCCGAGTTAGTAGCGGTTTTCGCACTTGTTGCCACCCCGTTGTACGCTGGTCCTGAAGCTGCACGTGAAAGTGCCCAAGCGCTCGTCAGTGGAGAGCTAGCAATCTATTTCTGGCTCGGCGTAGTTATCGTTGGAATCATCGTTCCACTCGCCCTCGGCCTCCAGCTACTGAGAAGAGAGGATAGGCGTTTAGGCTTAGCAGCTGCGCTTTGCGCGCTCCTCGGGGCACTTATTCTCAGAGCCCTTGTAGTTCAAGCCGGGGTCTTCTCCACTATAGGACTTTAA